From the Streptomyces nigrescens genome, one window contains:
- a CDS encoding fumarylacetoacetate hydrolase family protein, whose translation MRIARFSIDGNVGFGVLEGDELDVIKGHPFAEFERSGQKVPLDKVRLLPPVLPNKVVAIGRNYAEHAAELGNAVPDVPVTFFKPSTSVIGPGDPIAYPSFSQEVHHEAELAVVIGRMCREVPRERAKDVILGYTCANDVTARDVQQREKQWARAKGFDSSCPLGPWVETGLDPADIAAGLAVQCTVNGEQRQLGRTSDMVRPVEDLIVHITEAMTLLPGDVILTGTPAGVGPLNVGDEVAVTIEGIGTLTNKVIKRG comes from the coding sequence GTGCGCATCGCCAGATTCTCCATCGACGGCAACGTCGGCTTCGGCGTCCTCGAAGGCGACGAACTCGACGTCATCAAGGGGCATCCCTTCGCGGAATTCGAGCGCTCGGGCCAGAAGGTCCCCCTCGACAAGGTCCGGCTGCTGCCGCCGGTCCTGCCCAACAAGGTCGTCGCGATCGGCCGCAACTACGCCGAACACGCCGCCGAGCTGGGCAACGCCGTCCCGGACGTCCCGGTCACCTTCTTCAAGCCGTCCACCTCGGTGATCGGCCCCGGCGACCCCATCGCGTACCCCTCCTTCTCCCAGGAGGTGCACCACGAGGCGGAGCTCGCCGTCGTCATCGGCCGGATGTGCCGTGAGGTGCCCCGCGAGCGCGCCAAGGACGTGATCCTCGGCTACACCTGCGCCAACGACGTCACTGCCCGTGATGTGCAGCAGCGCGAGAAGCAGTGGGCGCGGGCCAAGGGCTTCGACAGCTCCTGCCCGCTCGGCCCCTGGGTCGAGACCGGGCTGGACCCCGCCGACATCGCCGCGGGCCTCGCCGTCCAGTGCACGGTCAACGGCGAACAACGTCAGCTCGGCCGCACCAGCGACATGGTCCGCCCGGTCGAGGACCTGATCGTCCACATCACCGAGGCGATGACCCTGCTCCCCGGCGACGTCATCCTCACGGGCACCCCGGCCGGGGTCGGCCCCCTCAACGTCGGCGACGAGGTCGCCGTCACCATCGAAGGCATCGGCACTCTCACCAACAAGGTGATCAAGCGTGGCTAA
- a CDS encoding sensor histidine kinase, with protein sequence MQGRFKRDGSAAADPELRGGTDRASSPQRAQGNGSAGGSTLPVDGGGQAPGNDAADSGKPKASKGASGPGSRIALRNWRISTRLVSLLALPVVAATTLGGMRIGTSLENIDQLDKMQLLTEMTRQATELADALQVERDKSAGPLAGSGNAKDDANVVAPREATDRARLSFNQATDDIRGQDATMTGVRATVLEITRQLNTLNEIRNGAYKDEDNSARTITSYNQLINSLLSLSQDMAQATSNPEMIRSTRALAAFSSAKEYASIQRALVSAGLAHEGGPQLSSNDRLAGRNAEDNEKAARDRFSQIYTSNGENSAGALTRGLDGNNDEIKAAVAFAHRAFASGSGIRSQDYRYLDWYDSDTVKVDEMSRIETTLLSEMEQKSRELRNEATQTAIISGALILLVLGVSLVGAFVVARSMVRSLRRLQDTAQKVAQDRLPELVKQLSESDPQDVDTSVESVGVHSRDEIGRVAAAFDDVHREAVRLASEQALLRGNVNAMFTNLSRRSQGLIQRQLSLISELESREADPDQLSSLFKLDHLATRMRRNGENLLVLAGEEPGRRWTRPVPLVDVLRAAASEVEQYERIELNAVPQTEVAGRVVNDLVHLLAELLENATSFSSPQTKVKVTGHALPDGRVLVEIHDTGIGLSPEDLSSINERLASPPTVDVSVSRRMGLFVVGRLSLRHGIRIQLRPSDSGGTTALVMLPVDLAQGGKKPAPSNAKGGSGDHGGGQSSRLAGLQPRGQVGSGPSAGGRPALPGRGGPGGGAPNAFGAPAPSGRTAPPGANPPGAGSPGAPAQGGDARPAAGRPSGSRPSLPTRGADNGPAPTVAPPTGAPRREERPQLPARGAAAELPGGPPVGGQGGQGGQGAQQSGGTSWGARRDRGASDDWPLAPRETQDRPRGHEEPETTGSFERPAPGGGPGDTAAFARPDFNGPPPAADGSRGGQRPQDARPAGQGAGNGPGDTGQFALPGGSTGQYETGQYETGQYRRPDSDTGQYQRPDSDTGQYQRPDSDTGQYDTGQFDTGQYQRPDADRGGYADESQGTGQFPVQQPQDSGAPSADVLGDADAGPGDGRTPIFDTIESDWFNHPAAAAAGVPPQGAAEPEAPRLPRRGAAQDGEARNDTRNEAPVNGARHDAPVNGARSAAPAEAASQWRSSPNDETWRQAEQIRQPAAGGITTSGLPRRVPRANLVAGTAQQQQSTQSGPQVSRAPSDVRGRLTNLRRGIQQGRQAGTSSTGTHGIVDPTHQQER encoded by the coding sequence GTGCAGGGACGTTTCAAGAGGGATGGCAGCGCTGCGGCGGACCCGGAGCTGCGCGGCGGAACCGACCGCGCCTCCTCGCCCCAGCGCGCCCAGGGCAACGGTTCCGCCGGGGGCAGCACGCTGCCCGTCGACGGAGGCGGCCAGGCGCCGGGCAATGACGCCGCGGACAGCGGTAAGCCCAAGGCGTCGAAGGGGGCCAGTGGCCCCGGTTCGCGAATAGCGCTGCGCAACTGGCGCATCAGCACCCGTCTGGTCTCCCTGCTCGCGCTGCCCGTGGTCGCCGCGACCACCCTGGGTGGCATGCGCATCGGCACGTCGCTGGAGAACATCGACCAGCTCGACAAGATGCAGCTGCTCACCGAGATGACCCGGCAGGCGACCGAGCTCGCCGACGCGTTGCAGGTGGAGCGGGACAAGTCGGCCGGTCCGCTGGCCGGCAGCGGGAACGCCAAGGACGACGCCAACGTCGTCGCCCCCCGGGAGGCGACCGACCGCGCCCGGCTGTCGTTCAACCAGGCCACCGATGACATCCGGGGCCAGGACGCCACGATGACCGGTGTCCGGGCGACCGTCCTGGAGATCACCCGCCAGCTCAACACCCTCAACGAGATCCGCAACGGCGCCTACAAGGACGAGGACAACTCGGCGCGGACCATCACCAGCTACAACCAGCTGATCAACTCGCTGCTGTCGCTCTCCCAGGACATGGCGCAGGCGACCAGCAACCCCGAGATGATCCGCAGTACCCGTGCGCTGGCGGCGTTCTCGTCGGCCAAGGAGTACGCGTCGATCCAGCGCGCCCTGGTCAGTGCCGGCCTCGCCCACGAGGGCGGCCCGCAGCTGTCCTCCAACGACCGGCTGGCCGGCCGTAACGCCGAGGACAACGAGAAGGCGGCCCGCGACCGCTTCTCGCAGATCTACACCAGCAACGGCGAGAACAGCGCCGGCGCGCTCACCCGCGGTCTGGACGGCAACAACGACGAGATCAAGGCCGCGGTCGCCTTCGCGCACCGCGCCTTCGCCAGCGGCTCCGGCATCCGCAGCCAGGACTACCGCTACCTCGACTGGTACGACTCCGACACCGTCAAGGTCGACGAGATGTCCCGGATCGAGACCACGCTGCTCTCGGAGATGGAGCAGAAGTCCCGCGAGCTGCGCAACGAGGCGACCCAGACCGCGATCATCAGCGGTGCGCTGATCCTGCTCGTCCTCGGTGTCTCGCTGGTCGGCGCGTTCGTCGTGGCGCGGTCCATGGTCCGCTCGCTGCGCCGGCTGCAGGACACCGCGCAGAAGGTCGCCCAGGACCGGCTGCCCGAGCTGGTCAAGCAGCTGTCCGAGTCCGACCCGCAGGACGTGGACACCTCCGTCGAGTCCGTCGGTGTGCACAGCCGGGACGAGATCGGCCGGGTGGCCGCGGCTTTCGACGACGTGCACCGCGAGGCGGTCCGCCTCGCCTCCGAGCAGGCGCTGCTGCGGGGCAACGTCAACGCGATGTTCACCAACCTCTCGCGCCGTTCCCAGGGTCTGATCCAGCGTCAGCTCTCGCTGATCTCCGAACTGGAGTCCCGCGAGGCCGACCCGGACCAGCTGTCCTCCCTCTTCAAGCTCGACCACCTCGCCACCCGCATGCGCCGTAACGGTGAGAACCTCCTGGTCCTCGCCGGTGAGGAGCCGGGGCGCCGGTGGACGCGGCCGGTGCCGCTGGTCGACGTGCTCCGTGCCGCCGCCTCCGAGGTGGAGCAGTACGAGCGGATCGAGCTCAACGCCGTACCGCAGACCGAGGTCGCGGGCCGGGTCGTCAACGACCTCGTGCACCTCCTCGCCGAGCTGCTGGAGAACGCCACCTCGTTCTCCTCGCCGCAGACCAAGGTCAAGGTCACCGGCCACGCCCTGCCCGACGGCCGGGTGCTGGTCGAGATCCACGACACCGGTATCGGCCTGTCGCCCGAGGACCTGTCGTCCATCAACGAGCGGCTCGCCAGCCCGCCGACCGTGGACGTCTCGGTCTCCCGGCGCATGGGTCTGTTCGTGGTCGGCCGGCTGTCGCTGCGGCACGGCATCCGTATCCAGCTGCGGCCCTCCGACTCCGGCGGCACCACCGCGCTGGTCATGCTGCCGGTGGACCTCGCCCAGGGCGGCAAGAAGCCGGCGCCGAGCAACGCCAAGGGCGGCTCCGGCGACCACGGCGGCGGGCAGTCCAGCCGGCTCGCGGGGCTGCAGCCGCGCGGTCAGGTCGGTTCGGGCCCCTCGGCCGGCGGGCGCCCCGCGCTGCCCGGCCGCGGTGGCCCCGGCGGCGGTGCGCCGAACGCCTTCGGTGCCCCGGCGCCGTCCGGCCGTACGGCACCTCCCGGCGCGAACCCGCCCGGTGCGGGCTCCCCCGGTGCCCCGGCGCAGGGCGGCGACGCCCGCCCGGCCGCCGGCCGCCCCTCCGGCTCGCGTCCCTCGCTGCCCACCCGCGGCGCGGACAACGGCCCGGCGCCCACCGTGGCCCCGCCGACCGGCGCACCGCGCCGCGAGGAGCGTCCGCAGCTGCCGGCACGCGGTGCCGCGGCCGAACTGCCGGGCGGTCCGCCCGTCGGCGGTCAGGGCGGTCAGGGCGGCCAGGGTGCACAGCAGTCGGGCGGTACGAGCTGGGGTGCGCGCCGTGACCGCGGCGCCTCCGACGACTGGCCGCTGGCGCCCCGCGAGACCCAGGACCGGCCGCGTGGCCACGAGGAGCCGGAGACCACCGGCAGCTTCGAGCGGCCCGCGCCGGGCGGCGGCCCCGGTGACACCGCGGCGTTCGCCCGTCCCGACTTCAACGGTCCGCCGCCCGCCGCGGACGGCTCCCGGGGCGGACAGCGCCCGCAGGACGCACGTCCGGCCGGCCAGGGCGCGGGCAACGGCCCCGGCGACACCGGGCAGTTCGCCCTGCCGGGCGGCAGCACGGGGCAGTACGAGACCGGTCAGTACGAGACGGGCCAGTACCGGCGCCCGGACAGCGACACGGGCCAGTACCAGCGGCCCGATAGCGACACCGGCCAGTACCAGCGGCCCGACAGCGACACCGGCCAGTACGACACCGGGCAGTTCGACACCGGCCAGTACCAGCGGCCGGACGCCGACCGCGGCGGGTACGCCGACGAGTCGCAGGGCACCGGGCAGTTCCCGGTGCAGCAGCCGCAGGACAGCGGTGCGCCGTCCGCCGATGTGCTCGGCGACGCGGACGCCGGTCCCGGTGACGGCCGTACGCCGATCTTCGACACCATCGAGTCCGACTGGTTCAACCACCCGGCGGCCGCCGCTGCCGGTGTACCGCCCCAGGGCGCCGCCGAGCCCGAGGCACCGCGGCTGCCGCGCCGCGGGGCCGCACAGGACGGCGAGGCACGCAACGACACGCGCAACGAGGCCCCGGTCAACGGTGCGCGTCACGACGCACCGGTCAACGGCGCGCGCAGTGCCGCGCCGGCCGAAGCCGCCTCCCAGTGGCGCAGCTCGCCGAACGACGAGACGTGGCGGCAGGCGGAGCAGATCCGCCAGCCCGCCGCGGGCGGTATCACCACCTCCGGACTGCCCCGCCGGGTCCCGCGCGCGAACCTCGTCGCGGGCACCGCGCAACAGCAGCAGTCCACCCAGAGCGGTCCCCAGGTCTCGCGTGCGCCCAGTGATGTGCGCGGGCGGCTGACCAATCTCCGTCGGGGTATTCAGCAAGGCCGGCAGGCCGGGACGTCGTCCACCGGCACCCACGGCATTGTCGATCCCACTCACCAGCAGGAGCGTTAG
- a CDS encoding roadblock/LC7 domain-containing protein: protein MSQAAQNLNWLITNFVDNTPGVSHTVVVSADGLLLAMSEGFPRDRADQLAAVASGLTSLTSGASRIFEGGTVNQTVVEMERGFLFIMSVSDGSSLAVLAHPECDIGLVGYEMALLVDRAGTVLTPDLRAELQGSLLH from the coding sequence ATGAGCCAGGCGGCGCAGAACCTGAACTGGTTGATCACCAACTTCGTGGACAACACCCCCGGGGTGTCACACACGGTGGTGGTCTCCGCGGACGGTCTGCTCCTCGCCATGTCCGAGGGCTTCCCCCGCGACCGCGCCGACCAGTTGGCGGCGGTGGCCTCCGGCCTGACCTCGCTGACCTCCGGCGCGTCCCGCATCTTCGAGGGCGGGACGGTCAACCAGACCGTCGTGGAGATGGAGCGTGGCTTCCTCTTCATCATGTCCGTCTCCGACGGATCGTCGCTGGCCGTACTGGCGCACCCCGAGTGCGACATCGGCCTCGTCGGCTACGAAATGGCTCTCCTGGTCGACCGCGCGGGGACGGTACTGACGCCGGATCTGCGCGCCGAACTGCAGGGCAGCCTGCTGCACTGA
- a CDS encoding DUF742 domain-containing protein: protein MTPPPATSDPYGAYGQAPYGNEGDQPLVRPYAMTGGRTRPRYQLAIEALVSTTADPSQLPGLLPEHQRICHLCREVKSVAEVSALLHIPLGVARILVADLAEAGMVAIHQPGGSGEAGGTPDVTLLERVLSGLRKL, encoded by the coding sequence ATGACCCCGCCACCCGCCACTTCCGACCCGTATGGCGCTTATGGCCAAGCGCCGTACGGGAACGAAGGTGACCAGCCGCTGGTGCGCCCGTACGCCATGACCGGAGGCCGGACCCGGCCGCGCTACCAGCTCGCCATCGAGGCGCTGGTCAGCACGACCGCCGACCCCTCTCAGCTGCCCGGGCTGCTGCCCGAGCACCAGCGGATCTGCCACCTGTGCCGTGAGGTGAAGTCGGTCGCCGAGGTCTCCGCCCTGCTGCACATCCCGCTGGGTGTGGCACGGATCCTGGTCGCGGACCTGGCGGAGGCCGGGATGGTGGCGATCCACCAGCCCGGCGGCAGTGGCGAGGCCGGTGGCACGCCGGACGTGACCTTGCTCGAGAGGGTGCTCAGTGGACTTCGCAAGCTCTGA
- a CDS encoding GTP-binding protein, which translates to MDFASSDSGSDGNTARATTSAKIVVAGGFGVGKTTFVGAVSEINPLRTEAVMTSASAGVDDLSHVQDKTTTTVAMDFGRITLDQDLILYLFGTPGQDRFWFMWDDLVRGAIGAVVLVDTRRLADCFPAVDYFENSGLPFVIALNGFEGYQPHTPDEVREALQIGPGTPIIATDARHRNEAKSALITLVEHALMARLQ; encoded by the coding sequence GTGGACTTCGCAAGCTCTGACAGCGGTTCGGACGGGAATACGGCCCGCGCCACGACCTCCGCCAAGATCGTGGTGGCGGGTGGCTTCGGCGTGGGCAAGACCACCTTCGTCGGGGCCGTATCGGAGATCAACCCGCTGCGCACCGAGGCCGTGATGACCTCCGCCTCGGCGGGCGTCGACGATCTCAGCCACGTCCAGGACAAGACCACGACGACCGTGGCGATGGACTTCGGCCGGATCACCCTGGACCAGGACCTGATCCTGTACCTCTTCGGTACGCCGGGTCAGGACCGCTTCTGGTTCATGTGGGACGACCTGGTCCGTGGTGCCATCGGCGCGGTGGTGCTGGTCGACACCCGCCGTCTCGCCGACTGCTTCCCGGCCGTCGACTACTTCGAGAACAGCGGACTGCCGTTCGTCATCGCCCTCAACGGCTTCGAGGGGTACCAGCCCCATACGCCCGACGAGGTGCGTGAGGCGCTGCAGATCGGCCCGGGGACGCCGATCATCGCCACCGACGCCCGGCACCGCAACGAGGCCAAGAGCGCGCTCATCACGCTCGTGGAGCATGCGCTGATGGCGCGGCTGCAGTAG
- a CDS encoding sensor histidine kinase has protein sequence MRRSKASPEPQEPRRGNFTPPPRGGLPASDAPENTVAKPPVSGGKYSPRNWRVATRLNAILLIPVGLALVFGGLRVDSSFATWQEAQDAENTAKLVRAALSYSNALIDERDRTAAPLLKGKKDDPAVLGARDATDAAADKFHQAAKSMPDKPGLKRRLASFEKAEPKLQQLRQAAYTSKLRGVQTEEGYVEVQHPLMEFANELGLGTGNITSYGRTVYAVALAKAAESLERSIGTHLLVDPASPQGGKEHKLQLTAFASYRYLEGIAIGEYTSGGTPEDVERLKKDAAGLKQAAQQKVARAKEQAQAAGRPFRAPPSIDQMGTQIATGAAPESLGLRGITSDTYFAAATGKFDMYRSIEKDLSDKAVNEAAQIAEDARQSTFVDSAIVLAALIIAFVVAGLMARRMSRNMRELRTAAFGIAEQRLPMLVDQLSRTDPGRVDTRVQPIPISTTDEIGEVARAFDQVHREAVRLAAEQALLRGNVNAIFTNLSSRNQGLIERQLELITDLENNEADPDQLESLFRLDHLATRMRRNGENLLILAGEEPGRRWNQPVPLVDVLRAAISEVESYERIDLTGVPESEIHGTAVTDLVHLLSELLENATTFSSPQTKVRVAATRLPDGRVMIEIHDKGIGLTPEDFADINHKLANPPSVDAAISQRMGLFVVGRLADRHGIRVQLRPSGEQAGTTSLVMLPEAITHGGGGEEQFEDDFTVSRIVPEHQHAAYESQQRTAAELGFDDSRYGRADGAELDMMGRSMLREERRAALEAQASGEQGPEYQQDERPLFRDEVSSGGAYQDYPAQAYAEADQPLYDDRSHGNQAFGESSFAETTGQQPYVSHETAQPDEWAERPAFGGYFGTEAESDRNTTAAPAGAAERVPFERPGPTPSDASSLTDAGLPRRGGRDQQAPQVHEQRSAPETGQDGSDWRSSNDERWERAEQLREPKAGGVTSSGLPRRVPKANLVEGAAEQTPQGGPQVSRAPEDVRGRLSNLRRGVQQGRNVGTDSSGVPQNDQQGFGPGSTYDQER, from the coding sequence GTGAGGCGAAGCAAGGCGAGCCCCGAGCCGCAGGAACCGCGGCGGGGCAACTTCACCCCGCCACCCAGAGGTGGCCTACCGGCTTCCGACGCGCCCGAAAATACGGTCGCGAAGCCTCCGGTCAGTGGCGGAAAGTACTCCCCGCGCAACTGGCGCGTGGCGACCCGCCTGAACGCCATTCTGCTGATCCCCGTGGGGCTCGCCCTGGTCTTCGGCGGTCTGCGGGTGGACAGCTCGTTCGCCACATGGCAGGAAGCCCAGGACGCGGAGAACACCGCGAAGCTCGTTCGCGCCGCGCTTTCCTACAGCAATGCCCTGATCGACGAGCGGGACCGCACCGCGGCGCCGCTGCTGAAGGGCAAGAAGGACGACCCGGCCGTGCTGGGGGCGCGTGACGCCACCGACGCCGCCGCCGACAAGTTCCACCAGGCCGCCAAGTCCATGCCGGACAAGCCGGGCCTCAAGCGCCGTCTCGCCTCGTTCGAGAAGGCCGAGCCCAAGCTCCAGCAGCTGCGCCAGGCCGCCTACACCTCCAAGCTGCGCGGTGTGCAGACCGAAGAGGGCTATGTCGAGGTCCAGCACCCGCTGATGGAGTTCGCCAACGAACTCGGCCTGGGCACCGGCAACATCACCTCCTACGGCCGCACGGTCTACGCCGTGGCGCTGGCCAAGGCGGCGGAGTCGCTGGAGCGCTCCATCGGCACCCACCTCCTGGTCGACCCGGCGTCCCCGCAGGGCGGCAAGGAGCACAAGCTTCAGCTCACCGCCTTCGCGTCGTACCGCTACCTGGAGGGCATCGCCATCGGCGAGTACACCTCCGGCGGTACGCCCGAGGACGTCGAGCGCCTCAAGAAGGACGCCGCGGGGCTCAAGCAGGCCGCGCAGCAGAAGGTCGCGCGGGCGAAGGAGCAGGCCCAGGCCGCCGGCCGGCCGTTCCGCGCCCCGCCGTCGATCGACCAGATGGGCACCCAGATCGCCACCGGCGCCGCGCCGGAGTCGCTCGGTCTGCGCGGCATCACCTCCGACACCTACTTCGCTGCCGCGACCGGCAAGTTCGACATGTACCGGTCCATCGAGAAGGACCTGTCGGACAAGGCCGTGAACGAGGCGGCGCAGATCGCCGAGGACGCCCGGCAGTCCACCTTCGTCGACTCCGCCATCGTGCTGGCCGCGCTGATCATCGCCTTCGTCGTGGCCGGTCTGATGGCCCGCCGGATGAGCCGCAACATGCGCGAGCTGCGCACCGCGGCCTTCGGCATCGCCGAGCAGCGGCTGCCGATGCTGGTCGACCAGCTCTCGCGGACGGACCCGGGCCGGGTCGACACCCGTGTGCAGCCCATCCCGATCTCCACCACCGACGAGATCGGCGAGGTCGCCCGCGCCTTCGACCAGGTGCACCGCGAGGCCGTCCGGCTCGCCGCCGAGCAGGCTCTGCTGCGGGGCAACGTCAACGCGATCTTCACCAACCTGTCCAGCCGTAACCAGGGTCTGATCGAGCGCCAGTTGGAGCTGATCACCGACCTGGAGAACAACGAGGCGGACCCGGACCAGCTGGAGAGCCTCTTCCGGCTCGACCACCTCGCCACGCGTATGCGGCGCAACGGCGAGAACCTCCTCATCCTCGCGGGCGAGGAGCCCGGCCGCCGCTGGAACCAGCCGGTGCCGCTGGTCGACGTCCTGCGGGCGGCGATCAGTGAGGTCGAGTCCTACGAGCGAATAGACCTCACCGGCGTCCCCGAGAGCGAGATCCACGGCACCGCCGTGACCGACCTCGTGCACCTGCTGTCCGAGCTGCTGGAGAACGCCACCACGTTCTCCTCCCCGCAGACCAAGGTGCGGGTGGCCGCGACCCGGCTGCCCGACGGCCGGGTGATGATCGAGATCCACGACAAGGGCATCGGGCTCACCCCCGAGGACTTCGCGGACATCAACCACAAGCTGGCGAACCCGCCGAGCGTGGATGCCGCGATCTCCCAGCGCATGGGCCTGTTCGTGGTCGGCCGGCTGGCCGACCGGCACGGGATCCGGGTGCAGCTGCGCCCCTCCGGCGAGCAGGCGGGCACCACGTCGCTGGTCATGCTGCCCGAGGCGATCACCCACGGTGGTGGCGGCGAGGAGCAGTTCGAGGACGACTTCACGGTGTCCCGGATCGTGCCCGAGCACCAGCACGCGGCGTACGAGAGCCAGCAGCGCACCGCCGCCGAGCTGGGCTTCGACGACAGCCGCTACGGCCGTGCGGACGGCGCGGAGCTGGACATGATGGGCCGCTCGATGCTCCGCGAGGAGCGCCGGGCCGCCCTGGAGGCCCAGGCCTCAGGTGAGCAGGGTCCCGAGTACCAGCAGGACGAGCGTCCGCTCTTCCGTGACGAGGTGTCGTCCGGCGGCGCGTACCAGGACTACCCCGCCCAGGCATATGCGGAAGCCGATCAACCGCTCTACGACGACCGGTCCCACGGCAACCAGGCATTCGGTGAGTCGAGCTTCGCGGAGACCACGGGCCAGCAGCCCTACGTCTCCCACGAGACGGCACAGCCGGACGAATGGGCCGAACGCCCCGCATTCGGGGGCTACTTCGGGACCGAAGCGGAATCTGACCGGAATACAACTGCCGCTCCCGCTGGCGCCGCTGAGCGCGTACCATTCGAGCGTCCGGGCCCCACACCGAGCGACGCCTCATCGCTGACGGACGCCGGCCTTCCGCGCCGCGGAGGCCGCGACCAGCAGGCACCCCAGGTGCACGAGCAGCGGAGCGCGCCGGAGACCGGCCAGGACGGCTCGGACTGGCGCAGCTCCAACGACGAGCGCTGGGAGCGGGCGGAGCAGCTGCGTGAGCCGAAGGCGGGCGGAGTCACCTCTTCCGGCCTCCCCCGGCGGGTGCCCAAGGCCAACCTGGTCGAAGGTGCAGCGGAGCAGACCCCACAGGGCGGCCCCCAGGTCTCCCGCGCCCCGGAGGACGTCCGCGGCAGGCTGAGTAACCTGCGCCGCGGTGTCCAGCAGGGACGCAACGTCGGCACGGACTCCTCCGGGGTCCCCCAGAATGACCAACAGGGCTTCGGCCCCGGCAGCACCTACGATCAGGAGCGTTAG
- a CDS encoding roadblock/LC7 domain-containing protein translates to MSQAAQNLNWLITNFVDNTPGVSHTVVVSADGLLLAMSEGFPRDRADQLAAVASGLTSLTSGASRIFEGGSVNQTVVEMERGFLFIMSVSDGSSLAVLAHPECDIGLVGYEMALLVDRAGTVLTPDLRAELQGSLLN, encoded by the coding sequence ATGAGCCAGGCGGCGCAGAATCTGAACTGGTTGATCACCAACTTCGTGGACAACACCCCTGGGGTGTCCCACACGGTCGTGGTCTCCGCGGACGGTCTCCTCCTCGCCATGTCCGAGGGTTTCCCTCGTGACAGAGCCGATCAGTTGGCGGCGGTGGCCTCCGGCCTGACGTCGCTGACCTCCGGCGCGTCCCGCATCTTCGAGGGCGGTAGCGTCAACCAGACCGTGGTGGAGATGGAGCGTGGTTTCCTCTTCATCATGTCCGTCTCCGACGGATCGTCGCTGGCCGTACTGGCGCACCCCGAGTGCGACATCGGCCTGGTCGGCTATGAGATGGCCCTGCTGGTCGATCGCGCGGGCACGGTACTGACGCCGGATCTGCGCGCCGAACTGCAGGGAAGTCTTCTCAACTAA
- a CDS encoding DUF742 domain-containing protein, with translation MATPPSGYPYGSGQESGPVGETHNNRFNFPSAPSRRPQRPPQQQPRPYDSQPYEPSVYDQPQAPRIQPVQPRRRAPEPAPTGANNPLVRPYAMTGGRTRPRYQLAIEALVSTTADPSKLQGQLPEHQRICHLCREIKSVAEISALLSIPLGVARILVADLAEAGLVAIHQPGGDETAGGQPDVTLLERVLSGLRKL, from the coding sequence GTGGCAACGCCCCCGAGCGGATACCCGTATGGTTCCGGGCAGGAGTCCGGGCCTGTGGGCGAGACCCATAACAACCGCTTCAACTTCCCGTCTGCGCCGAGCCGCCGGCCGCAGCGGCCCCCGCAGCAACAGCCCCGGCCGTACGACTCCCAGCCGTACGAGCCGTCGGTGTACGACCAGCCCCAGGCACCGCGCATCCAGCCGGTGCAGCCGCGGCGGCGCGCGCCCGAGCCCGCCCCCACCGGCGCGAACAACCCGCTGGTGCGCCCGTACGCCATGACCGGAGGCCGGACCCGGCCGCGCTACCAGCTCGCCATCGAGGCACTGGTCAGCACGACCGCCGACCCCTCCAAGCTGCAGGGCCAGCTGCCGGAGCACCAGCGCATCTGCCACCTCTGCCGTGAGATCAAGTCAGTAGCCGAGATCTCCGCGCTTCTCTCCATCCCCCTCGGCGTCGCCCGGATCCTCGTCGCCGACCTGGCAGAGGCCGGACTCGTCGCCATCCATCAGCCCGGCGGGGACGAGACCGCCGGCGGACAGCCAGATGTGACACTGCTCGAAAGGGTGCTCAGTGGACTTCGCAAGCTCTAG
- a CDS encoding GTP-binding protein, giving the protein MDFASSSGAARSTTSAKIVVAGGFGVGKTTFVGAVSEINPLRTEAVMTSASAGIDDLTHAPDKTTTTVAMDFGRITLDQDLILYLFGTPGQDRFWFMWDDLVRGAIGAVVLVDTRRLADCFPAVDYFENSGLPFVIALNGFDGHQPYTPDEVREALQIGPDAPIITTDARHRSEAKSALITLVEHALMARLR; this is encoded by the coding sequence GTGGACTTCGCAAGCTCTAGCGGTGCAGCCCGCTCCACCACCTCCGCGAAAATCGTGGTGGCGGGCGGCTTCGGCGTGGGCAAGACCACGTTCGTCGGGGCCGTCTCAGAGATCAACCCGCTGCGCACCGAAGCCGTGATGACCTCCGCCTCGGCGGGCATCGACGACCTCACGCACGCGCCGGACAAGACGACCACCACCGTGGCCATGGACTTCGGCCGGATCACCCTGGACCAGGACCTGATCCTGTACCTCTTCGGTACGCCGGGTCAGGACCGCTTCTGGTTCATGTGGGACGACCTGGTCCGTGGTGCCATCGGCGCGGTGGTGCTGGTCGACACCCGCCGTCTCGCCGACTGCTTCCCCGCGGTCGACTACTTCGAGAACAGCGGACTGCCGTTCGTCATCGCCCTCAACGGCTTCGACGGACATCAGCCCTACACGCCCGACGAGGTGCGTGAGGCGCTGCAGATCGGCCCGGACGCGCCGATCATCACCACCGATGCGCGGCATCGCAGCGAGGCCAAGAGCGCGCTCATCACGCTCGTGGAGCACGCGCTGATGGCGCGGCTGCGCTAG